The DNA region CCTTCTTCGTTTTCAAAACCACCCACTTGGACTGTCTCACCACTGTCATAGTTGTTGACACCTGAGCGAGCACCTACACCGCCAAAATTGGCGCGATCGAGTGGTCCCTCAACCCCTCGTTTCTCAAAATAGTCTTTAACTTCGGCTTCATATTGCTTCCACTGGTCACGTGCCTGCTCTTTATACGGTTCCTCTGACTGTATCGGACTGGCATGTTCCACCAATAAAATTGTTAGATTTGGAACAATAAGCACGAAAAGCACCCAGACGCACATCGAGAACATGAGTGTGATAGAAGGTCGGTCGGTTCGAGTGGAAAGAAAAAGTCCTATCAGGAAAAAGAGCGAGACGTAAAGCATGGATAGCAGAAAGATTAACAGTATCCGTCCCCAATCTGAACCACTGAAGGAGACATAAGCGGAAAATTGTATCACTAACAAGCCTGCGACGAAACTCGCGATAAGCGGAAGCGAAATAGATACCATCCCAGCGATATATTTACCCAGAAGCAGCGTTGGTCTCGGAACCGCGCAAGAGAGGGCTAACCTCAAAGTCCCGGCTTCCTTTTCTCGCGATATCGCGTCGTAGGAGAAAAGCAGTGCAAGCAAGCTCATCACTACTTGGCAGATTACCGTGAAGTCAATAGAAGAAAAAATGTTCAGATACGGATTATCAGAGCCGTGGTGCTCGGCAACGGCAGGAACATATCCGTGCGCCACCGTTACTGTATTTCCTTTTCTTTTATCCACGCCTTCGTTGAAAATGCTAAGTAGTTTCGGGCTTCTATCACACTTTAACATGTGAGTGAGCCCGAATTCAGAGTATCTCGTTACCTGACCTATCTTATCTTCATTTTCTCGAAGAGCCGTTTGGTAACTTTGCAGCCTATCTTCGTAACCTCTGGTCAAAACGAAGAGATTTGTCACAATCAGGGAAAAATAGATGAGCAATCCCATGAGGAATCTGAAACTCAAAATATTTGCTGTGATTTCTCTTCTAACAATTGTCCAGAGCATTACGTTGCCTCCAGTTACGGCAGGTGTAGGTAAGTTTCGCCTCTACGTTTGCTGTCTCCAAATGAAATCAGTTAAATTCAAAAGTTTTCAGTGACGCGCCACGTTTCGATAATCGTTTCGTCGAGATAGGAACTACGCGATTTATATGTGTACGTAGAACCAATCTGCAAAGGCAGATATTCTTCTGTCTTGCCCGGGGTTCTATATTCCATTAATTCTATCTCTGTTGTGATGCCGTTGGCATGCTCATAACGCGTTTTCACAAGCCCAACGCCTTTAGCAAACCACAAATAGCGTACCCCGTTAACAAACGGACTCATCTGTCTGTCACCTGGTTCATAGCGTTTGTCGTTAGTAATAATAAGTGGGCTGTTCTGTGAGTGAGAATCGATGTCCGTAAGGACACTTTTATGCTTCAGACACGTAGGGAAAACACCGGCGGGAACTTCTACTTGTTCGTGACCATCTAAGATTGTTTTCACCTGCGAATTCCAAAATCCTTCCTGCGTCCAAGTATCGCCTACAACTATCGGAAATCTGAGAACGGAAGGCGTAACAGCCGTTCCGAGCAAGGCTGTTAGCACACACTCAAATCGACTGTCGCCTTCCCAACCGCAATTAAGACTTTTAACTCGCAAAAGTGCATCGTTTCTTATTAAGGAGACACTTCCATCTCCTGATTGATTGCCACTTTCGGTAGCGGCATTAAAGCTGACCTTTATATTGCGTTCCATTTTAGCTACCTCACTTAGAGTTGCGAAAGTTTGAAAATCGCCAGGAGTAGATTGCTCCAAAGATTCGCACTTCTTTAATCGCTGCCGCGCGCGACTGAGCCGACTTTTTATCGTATTGGGTGTTACATCTAAAAAAGCGGCGATATCTTCGCAGGACATGCCATCAAAGTAGTGGAGCGTAACGACAGTGCGTTCACTTTCCCGCAATTTCGCAAGCCACTTTTTGAGGGTTTCACGGAGTTCTTGCGTTGCCTCTTTCGCTTGCTCTCCCGCGAGGTATCCAGAATACGGATCGTTGTGTTTCATGGCGATGTTTATCTTCTCAGAAAGTTCGGAATTCAGGCGTTTCTCTCGAAACCACGCAAGACAACATCGCGTGGCAATGGCGTTAATCCACGCAGAGAAGCGATGCGGATCGTTCAGCGTCTCAAGTTTCTGATGCGCTTTCAGAAAGGTTTCTTGGACGATGTCTTCAGCAATGTGGAAATCCTTAATTGTTCGCCACGCGGTCGCGTGCACCTGTTTTTGGTATTTCTCAACTAACATCGTGAAGGCTGTCTCGTCCCCTGCAAGGGTCCGGTGAACCAATGCAACATCATCGTTTCTCATCGATCTCTCCTGTCGGTACGGATAAACTTAAACTTCAAATCTCGGCACTCATCCGATTTTGACCAAGTGACGCGAATCGAGTGGGAAAGGTTGCATAATTCTGCAAATTGGCAAATGGACGAATTTTAGGGAAACAGCATTAATCACTTGAGAAAGAGAAGGTATTATTGCGGGTGGGAAGGAAAAATCACCGATTGTCTATCAGGTGCTATTCTGCATCATCGGGATCCTCCTCAGATTCGTAGAAACTGTCGAAAATCTCAATATCACTTGCCGCGTATTTCTCGCCATAAGCGGACTTGATGCTACTCCATAACCGATTCAAGACGCTTTCACGCTTCAACTGGTCGTAGTTGATTTCTGCCATCGCTCTCTCTATGCAATCGCCAATAATAACTAAAAGAATCCCTGGAACCTCCCCACTCTCATAGATAATGTCGTCAATAGTTTCCCATACCGCGTCCTTGAAAACGGTTGGCAGGCGATTGACATTGTGGAGTGCCATCTGTGTTACAAGCACAATAAAACATGACAGACGAGGTATAGCAATATCTTTCGCGGCATCATGCGCGCCCAATTCTTCGGGGATGCCAATTCCCTCAACATGAGCAACAACGCCGTGGTGGATAAACCCTATGCGAGATTGAAGGTTCTTGTACATCTCCTCTTGAAAAGATAACGCGTAGGGCTCTGGTGTAATTCGCAGACACTCCGCTTTTAGGATTCGCTTGTCAATTGCCGTTTGTTTTTTCTTTTTCATCAGTCTTTGAGATTCCTCCGAAATTTTTAGAGGTCGGCAGAAAGCCCGCTCCTACAAGACTTAGTAAGTTTAAACTGTATCCAAAAACCCCAATTCACCCAACCGATCAATCCAACGTTGTCGCCTTTCACTTCTCGCTGGATTTGCAACCCAATGCGGATCGTAGAGTGAGGTGCCCGGTCGGTTAAAGTGTTCGGGACTCTTTGCATTGCTTCGTGCGCGATTGCGTGTAGCAGCATCTTCTTCAGGGGTCTTGGGATTGTTATAGTAAACTATTGTGCACATCCGACGGTCATCATTGCCACCCCAACTTGCATGCCAGCAACGCATATCGAAAGCAACAACATCACCCGGTTCCGATTTGCAGACGTAACCCGGAACGTCACAAATCTCCAGTCCTAACTCGTTCAAGTTCGCTCGGAGATCGTCGTGCAGCGACCTTTTATGGGAACCTGGGATCAGTCGCAACGCGCCACTTTCGGCATCAACAGGTTCGAGATAGTAAGCGAATTTCACCCCGTAGCAATCTTGAGTCGGATCGGCGTTATGGTCGGGGTGCCAGCCTGTGTTGCCGACATAACGGTTTGCGTCCGAAACGACGAAAAATACGTCATCGCCGTACAGTTGTTCTGCCACTTCGGAGAACCGTGGGTCTTCCGGTAAATTCGCGAAGAACGGCGTTTCGGATCCCATCATGGGCAGCCAATGTCTACGCGTTCCATCAAATGGCGCGTGGCGATACGCCGCCTCCATCGCCGCTTCAAATTCCTCGTGTATCGTGTTCAGTTCGTCTTGGTTGAACACTTGCCGAAAAACGAGGAATCCCAGGGTGTGAAAATGCTTGATTTGCTGTTCTGTGAGCATGATGTTCCTCCACGTTTTATCGAGTTACGAATCAACAGTGACCGATGCAGTTTTCCAACTGGTCATAAAATCTTCGACACTGAAATCCGTGGGCATATCATTCGGATTATAATCAGACGACCTTTGGAATCCGGGCTGATATGTCTCCTCTGGAAGTTTCAGCTTTTTATCAAGTGCTTGAAATCGCTGCCAGAGTTTGGCTGTCTCTTCAGGGGTAAAGTGGTTTCCGAGATAGATGATGTCCCGACCGTTGCCCCACAAGGTGGCAGGATTGGCGGTTGTCCGCTTCAAGTTATACAATTTGCCAGCCAATTTTGAAAGCATAACGACGCTCACCAGCCGGTCGTGTGGCGATGGATGCAGTGCCTTTAATTCAATACGGAATTGGTCGGTATCTCCTTTAATAATAGTATGGAAGATAGCTGCTACCTGGTCGAACTCTTGGAAAAAGAGGGTATCCCACGCCTCAAACTGTTCTCGTGCTGGGCTTGAAAGGTGGTGATAAAACCCTGGCTCCCAATGCCGCCAATGAACGTTGGGCAGTGCCGAAAATCCGAATGGGCGGTAACCCGGATGGAGTGTGCGCCGCATTTTGCTGCTGTAGTAACTTCCCCAGTGCAATAGCAGGTGTGTATATACAACACCGTCTCCCGCATTCAGTTCAACAGGTATGCTACCCGGCAATGGAACAGACGGATCTTCTGCGAGTTGGCGGCATTCATCTTCGGTGTTAATCCGACGATGGCTGCGGGGAACAATCCAGAACACGCTATCGTCGTACAAAGCGATGTTCCATTGGAGATAGCTCGGTCCGTGGTGTTCCATGTTTGAAATCATCCCGCGCAGCGGAGCAGGTTCGCCAGGACCGATGTCCCGGTGCCAGCGCATAGGACCAGCATCGTGGCTTCCACTGCAGATACATGCGAATTGATGTGGCACAACGTGCTCTGCATCCATCAATTGCTGACCAACACCCAATGTATTTTCATGAAGCAGAAATTCGATTGCTGAGGCAGACACTTCATCACAATCAGTATGAAATTGGAGACGGGGTTGAGCGGAACTCTCCCAATCACCACCGTGCGGATCGGTCGGAAAACGCCTTTGCGCAGAGATATCTTTTCTCCGATTGACCATGTGTTCGATACTACGACGCAACGGTTCGAGTTCTGCTTTCGGGACGACCCCTCGCAGAATATTATAACCTTCTTCTGTGAACTGTCGCCGATCAATTTGCATGATACGTCTCCTCTTCCTAAAGGAGGTTCTATCGTGCTAACTTCTGTTGTAGTTTTGGACTCTCTATAACATCGCGGTTAACAACATACGAAGGGATTTGGCCAGCAGCCACGCTGATGATACTCCGACACGCACTCTTGGCGTTGCCTTCAAAGCATTCGTCTGTCCAACAGATACTGTGCGGCGTAAGGATTACATTGTCTAAGCTTAAGAGCAGGTCATCATCACTCATTGGTTCCTGCTCAAAGACATCGAGTCCTGCCCCTTGGATCTGTCGATTCTGCAGTGCCTCTGTCAATGCCTTCTGGTCAACAATCGGACCGCGTGCGGTGTTGATGAGGTAAGCCGTCGGTTTCATCAACCCGATACGTCTCGCATCAACAATCCCTCGCGTCTCTTCATTTAGCGGGCAGCAGACACATATAAAATCGGCAGTTTGCATCAAGGTGTCCAGATCGACCAGTTCTACATCGACTTCTGCCGCTTCAGCAGGTGTGACGTACGGATCGTAAGTGATATGGCGCATCCCGAAAGGTTTCGCTAATTTAAATGCCTCTTTTCCAATATTACCCATACCGACAAGTCCAAGCGTTCTGCCAATCAACCCCATTCCCCTATAGTTTTGTGTGTTTCTCCAACCGCCAGCACGGGTGAGTCGATCCTTTATTAGCAGCATGTGGCTCAGCGATAGGACAAAGGTCATGATGGAGGTAGCAACGGGACGGCGAACACCATCGGGGGCAATTGTTAGCAGCACACCGTTTTCAGTACAGGCTTCCACGTCCACCTTATCATAGCCGACACCGAATCGAGCGATGATAGACAATTTGTCTGTCCCTGTGAACGTCTCTGCTGTAATACCCGTTCCCAATACTAAGAGGGCATCGTAATCCTGCACCTGTGTTGCTTGTAATACCGGTGTATTCTCAGCAATATATTCCCATTGTAGACCGGCTTCATCAAAAAGTGGACCGGCAAAATCATCTAAATCAGAGGTGCCATCGGGCCCCAGAAAGTCCCGTGTGACACCTACCCGAAATACGGATTTGTTCATATTATTCCTCAATCCAAATGTGACGGAAGTACCTCCACTTCAACGGATGGAGTTTGAGATTCTTGACCTTTTTGTTAATCACTAAAATCTGTTTTGCGTGCGCCAAGGGCACCCACGGTACATCTTTATGAAAAATCTGCTGTGCCTCTTGGTAGAGCGAGACCCGCTTTTCTCGATCCGAGATTGCTCTCGCCTGCTCTAAAACGTCTTGCATTTCATCGCTGCGATAAAATGCGATGTTTCCGGCGGGCTTCTCCGCTGACGATTTGCTTAAAAGAAAATAGAGGAAATTATCTGGGTCACCGAGGTCAGCACTCCATCCTAACATTGCCATATCGTGTTCACCGTGTTTCGTTTTCTCAAGATAGGTGCCCCAGTCGAAGGTCACGATTTTTGTTTCAATGCCAATATTTCGGAGTTCGGATTGCAGTGCCTCTGCAAGGGCGCGTCCGTCCGGAATATAGGGACGTGGTACCGGCAATGCCCAGAGCGTTGTCTCGAAACCGTCGGGGTACCCTGCTTCAGTGAGAAGTCGCTTCGCCAGTTCTGGATCATAAGCGTAATCCTCAATCGAATCGTCATAACTCCAAAGCGTCGGCGGAATCGGGTTCTTCGCTGGAATGCCCATTCCCTGATACAGATATTCAATAATCACTGATTTGTTAATGGCGTGGTTTATAGCGAGCCGGACTTTGAGGTTGTCGAAAGGTGGCTTGTCCATATTCATCGCAAGATAGCCGATACTCATACCGGGTTGCGCGATCAACTCCAGCGTCTCATCGTCTCGAATCTGTTCCAAATCGTCCGGATTTGGGAACTCCATCGCATGGAGACTTCCTTGCTGAAGTTCAATAAGCCTCACCGAGTTATCAGGAATAGAACGGAAGATGACTCTATCTAACATAGGTCGCCCATCCCAGTAGGCATCGTTTGCCGCAAGCACAATCTTATCTTTCCTGTCCCACTGCACAAACTTGAACGGACCGGTACCAACCGGGTTATTAGAAAACTCATCACCCCATTTTTGCGCTGCTGTTGGGCTAACAATGGAAAACGGGGTTATTGCAATCGTATAGATAAACGGGGCGTAAGCCGTTTTAAGGCGAATTTGGACGGTAAAGTCATCTACAGCGGTAATTTCATCGACAATCTCTGCTAAGCCTGTGGCTATCCAGTAAATGTAGCTGCCGCCGACCTTATGGAACGGATGGGTTTTATCGTGCTGTCGGTTAAGGGAAAAGAGAACGGCTTCGGCATTGAAGGGGGTTCCGTCATGGAAGGTTACGCCTTGCCGAAGATGAAAGGTCCATGTCAAACCGTCTTCCGAGTTCTCCCAACTTGTGGCGAGACCCGGCTCAAGTTCAGCACTCCCCTCTTTGTATTGAACGAGTGTATCGTAGATGTTATCGCAGACTTTGAAGGATTCCCCATCTTCCTCAAGGGCGGGGTCTAATCCGACAGAATCACCACCGCGACCGAATATTAGGGTGCCGCCCTGTTTTGAATGCGAATCGGCAAATACAGGGGAAAACATGGCAATCGGTAGTATCAGGACAATGAGTAAGAAGACCTGTGTGGAAAGTTTGTTTTGCATAATTTCTCCGATGTGTGTTTAAAAGATATATGCTCTATGATACAAACTTCGCTTGGAAATGTCAAGCGGTCTTTTTCTTAGCAAAAATGACGGGGAACCCACGGCGTGTGCCTATTACTTTTAATAAGGATCCGTGATAGTCTCATTCACAGTCTCACGCCATGAATCTTCAAATAGCATACGGAAAGACATTGTTTTGTTATTGGTTGATGTGATCTCCATCGTGCCGTGTTGTGTAGCGTTTCGGTATGATTTTTCTAATGTTTTGATAAGTTTCTGTTTGTAGGTGGTGTCGGTGTTCCCTTCGAGGTGTTGTCCCTTGGTCTCGAAGATACAGAGCCTTTGCGGTCCCGTTTGACTCCGTTGGAGGCAGGCGATAAAGTCTGGATAGATGCGGTCTCGCCGCCACCCTTGCAAGAAATATCCTTGCCTTGCAGCGATACGGTGCCACCATTGGATTGCGCTCTGTTTGTCTATGTAGAGTGCGAAATCTGTTTCTAACTTGTTAAATTCCGCTTCAAACACTTGTTCAAATAGGTTAAGTTGTAACGGATCCCCGTGTGGATGCGTCATCGGTCTTGCCTCAGGTGTAAGACTGACCACGAGTGTTCTTTCCAACTGATAGTTTAATGCCTCCTCTGCTTGCAGGTTAAACTGGATTTTCCCGGCTTCCAACTTTTCTTTGAAAACAGTCTCAGCGAGTTTATCAACGCGATTATGCAAACGGCGTTTTAGATACTCGGAGAGATATAACTGGTGTGTGTATAAGGTTTCTTCGTCAACACCTTCTTCACGGTAGGCAGCGAGCGTTGCTTTTACGATGCGTGCGGCGTGCCATGGGTTCGGCAGCACATCGCCGAGTCGCCGGACGAAAAACGCTACCTCCAAGTTGTGTGCCGCACTCTCTTGCAATTTTTTATCAATTACCGCTTCGTCTTGGAGGTGAATAGTGGCGCGGATCTCCTGTAGTTGCGCCTCCTCGCCCAAGTTGATAGGTGCTACTGCGCCGAGTTGATGCCAGTCAATTGCATTCAGGATGTCACGCTCATAATTGAGTTCACGCCAGTTCCGTCCCCGCTTATGAAGTACACGCGGCAGAAAGATGTCTATATCACGGTATCCCTGTTTACGTTCAATAGTTCGCTGAACACGCTCTACACCGGTCCCTTCAACAAAATCGCCTAATCCTGTTAACCCTTCTGCCTCTAATCCTTTCTTAACATTCGCGACCGCAGCCTTTACTTGTTGATTGTAACAGAAGATATAACAACTATCCAGTTCTGAGCAGTTTGTAGCACGGGCGTAGGGTTGACGCATCACTCTCCCGATGAGCTGTGTCATCGCCGTCGCTGCCGTAGTGTTGTCAAGAAGTGTAAGCAGGTAAGCAAATGGGCAATCCCATCCCTCCTTCAAGGCATCTTTCGTAATGATATAACGGGCAGGGCAAAAGGGACTCATGAGATCTATCCCTGCGAGTTCATCTTGCTCCGAGGATTTTACCTTGACCTGTTCCGCTGGCACCCCTAACGCGTCAATGAGTTCTTCGCGAGCATCCTCAGCGTGTACCTTTACACCGTCGCGTTGGCTTTTGCCGGTGCGATCCACGCGAATCACAGCGATTGGACGGATGTAGCGATCTTCCACTTGCTGAAACCGATTTGCCACTTCCTCAAGTTTATCGCGTTCTACTTTCGTCTGCGCGAGCGTATATTTCCAATCCGAATTTGGAAAATTTCGGAGCTGAATCGGGAGTTTAATCATCTCCTCTTCTTTTAGTGCCAGACCGGAGATGTTGACGAGGATATTGCTAATGCCGAGTTTGGGAGTGGCGGAGAGTTCCAATACAAAACGAGGGTTGAGCCGATTTACTGCCTCTACAAATGTCTTATTACGGGCCAGATCCGGACTCCCATAAGCCTTGTGTGCCTCATCCAGAATCACTGTTGGACGAAGCAGCTTCAGGACATTGAAAAGGCTCTGTTTGATGAGCGCGTCTTTGGGATTTCTGGCGAATCGGGGTTGTGTGGTTTGATCGTTTTCTGCTGTTTCAAGGTCGGGGTATTTTTCTGAGAGTGCCTGATGCTCCCGCATATCGTCCTCAACGGGAAAGAACGAGGCGTAACCGCTGCTATCTCGAAAAATCTTGAGGAATTCCTTGTTTCGGTTTCGGTTTGCGGCGGGGAGCATGAGGAGCATGATACAGAGATGGTTCTCAATGTCCTGCTTCGTGAATCTGTCATCTTTTTGGAGCAGCTTGACACGACCACCGGAAGCATGCTCCAGAATCTGTCGATACGGATGCTCTTTATTTCGGAAAGCGTCCCACGTCTGTGTGTAGATGGCTTTGGTGGGGACAAGCCATAGGACAAACCCCGTACCGAGTTTCAAGTGTCGTACTGCCTCTACACCTAACAAGGTTTTTCCGCCACCGGTTGGGACTTTTAAGCAAACATGTGGAATTGGCTCACCGGCAGCACTCTGACGTGAGATGTGTTCTGGAATCAGGTTCTGCCCTTGTGCATCTGGGACACTCGGCAGGACAGATGCTTTTCGTAAATTTTCCCACGCAACTTGCGGATAATCTTTAGCCTGCTTTGCCAAATTTTCCGCCTGTTCCATCAAGAAGTCCGGAACTTCATTTGACGAGAGATATGCGGTGGCTTTATCGGTTTGTTGGCGTGCCTCCTTGAGTGCCTCCAGATAGCGGTTGAATGTATCTAATGTTTGTTGCTGGTAGTCTTTGAGTTCCATTGTGATTTAGAATTCGGTAATTCTAATTTTCCTCAGACATCGGTAGCGGTGGTTTCCTAACCGCACCACTTTATAGTGCGATTGTAACTTCCTCAAAAGCCTCGTTCTCCGTTCGCCGAATTGCCTCTTCACGATTGTATTCTATCGTTTCTTGGAGCGTAATTCGTAGTGTCTCAAGTAATGCATCTTTAGTTCGTTCTTGGCAATTAACACCGGGAATTTCCTGTATCCAACCGATCCACCAGCCTTCGTCCTTTTGGATAACAGCAGTATAGGTTTGTGTCATCGGTTCCATCCTCCTTTAAGAGGGTACAACAACTTTAGACTTAAGAATCAAACCACCCTTTTCGTCTTTTATGAAATTTCCGTGTGTATCGGTAAGGAAGTCTTGTTTCTCTTGCCGTTTGATATCCTCACAGAGTGCGCGTAAATCGTACTGAAAAGAAGCAGCCCATTCGTCGCGAATCTGGTGAATTTCCTCAATAATTGGGTCCTTGAGCATTTCAAAAAGCCTCCCACAAAAGTTCTAAGGGTGTGCAAATAGTTGTAGGTGTATAACCAGCAGTTTCACACACCTTGTGTATTAAAGGTAACTTGTTTGTGTTCGCAATATGCTTAAAATTCCATGTCGCCAGATATTCTACACTATTAATCGCCGCAATAGCAATATGAAGTGCGTCTGTTTTTGCCCTTAGGGGGACCGCCCCGGCAGCAACCAAATCTTCCGCCAGAGAATACATCTCCTCCAGAGGCGTTTCTAATAAGGTGATTGATTCTAACACGTCAAGACGCTGTTGTGCTGCGTCTGTATTCCCTCGACTGATTTCCTGTCTAACAACTGTTGAAGAAACAAGTTCATATTTCCGATCCGCAACGTTGTCCCACCAATAGCGAGTTATCTGCTGACCCATAGAGATAATAAAATCACGACTTGCTCTTGAAGTGAGATAACTAATGACCGAAGTTTCTACATAAATACGGGGTTTAGCTTTCATAAATTCTTTACTTTTCGATCGGTTCCGTCCTTCTTTAAGAAATAGTCCTATAAGTGTAGCATGAATGGACGGTAAGACCCCGTCAATTCCTTCTGAGGTGTAAATGCCATCTGTTTTCCCCTTTTGAGATGCTATTATAGCATGAATTCGCAGCGATCTCCAGTCAAAATATAAAACTATGAAACAACGGAAACCGTTCTCTACGCATCTGCAATGCGATGGATGTTGTAGGGCAGCTGGCAGAAAGTAATGCCCATGCTGGTTAATTCTTTCTGACTGATGAATTTTTGAGGCGCATAGACATAGGCACTTTTACCGCTCTCTTTGCAGGCTTTGGCAATCTGTTCGGCACGCGCCCCATCTAATGCAGACGCGCTGCTTTCCAAAAACGCCAATGTAGGTTCATAGATGAGATAGAAACGGATGGCGTTGGTTTCGCCGAAACAGTAATCCTTTCGTTTTTTGATTGAGGTTAACGCGCTGCCAGTCGCTGTATAGGCGATATAGTGTGCTAAATCCTCGTAGGTAGGGAGATTT from Candidatus Poribacteria bacterium includes:
- a CDS encoding type II toxin-antitoxin system VapC family toxin, with protein sequence MKAKPRIYVETSVISYLTSRASRDFIISMGQQITRYWWDNVADRKYELVSSTVVRQEISRGNTDAAQQRLDVLESITLLETPLEEMYSLAEDLVAAGAVPLRAKTDALHIAIAAINSVEYLATWNFKHIANTNKLPLIHKVCETAGYTPTTICTPLELLWEAF